Genomic window (Trichocoleus sp.):
AATCCGGGAGATCTTAAGTTCATGCTGGAGGTGGAATAGCTGTACAGACTGCTCGCAGTATATCTTCCTCAATAAGCTATCGCCTTTCCCATCAGGGAACTCTCGCTACACACATTTCAGGTTTTGCTGTGGCTCCCCAAAAGAAAGGCAAATTTGCCGCCTATTTTTTCAGTTTATCGATCGGCGCATTCCTGCTCTCACAATGCTTTACAGTTCATCTCCGCTCAACCGCTGCTGGGGTTGATTTCAACCTGGAGAGCCGTGAACCCAATGCGATCGTCTTGATTCCGGGCGCAAATTTCACCCCAGCAATGTTGGGCACAGCGCCAGCAGATAGAGCGGAGCTGTAAACGTAGGGGACATCCAGAAGGAGCAAGTGCGATCGAACCAGCCCAACTGAAGGTAGCCAATACTCAGGGCTTGATCGTCAATGCTGCCCATGTTTCTTGGCTTGTTGTGGAGGTTTTAGCGGTAGTCAAGTCGTTGATAGCAGTGGTGCTGTGATTGGGTTTAACAGAGAAGCGAACCCTGCTAGGAGGGTCAAGATTTAGTCGCTCGAAGTCGTTGAGCAACTTTCAAAATAACCAGGAGAATCTTATGGAATGGCAGCAAAGCCATGATCGTGGGCTTTACTGAGCTATTGAGCGATTCAGGGTATCAGAGCTACAGAAAAATGAAGTTTTTAATCTACTTCTCAGGCTTTTTAGGCTACGAGGCTCTTGGATTCTGCCTGCTGCCTCCATCCATTCATTACTTCTCGCACTAAATCGGAGGGGGGATAGCCAGCTACTCCGACCACTATGCCATCACATTACCGTTTCCTCATCGCGTCCTTTCCGAAATAGAACTACTCAAATTTGAATCCGTGCTGGGATCGCCTATAGAAGTCAGAGATTGGAGCACTTGAGACTGATAACTGGTTGAATTAGACACTATAGGCGAGAATTGGCTCAATGCTGTTTGCTTAGCACTAAATACTTAAGAAAAATCTATGGAGCTGGATAGAGCAAAATTTCGTAGAGCCTGCGATCCGAGTAAGACACTCGTATTCTCAAACGTGGAGGATCAGAGGTACTACATTGACTTTGCTTCAGTACGCGGTAGCGAGATCATTGAAGAACTGAAGGGCAATATTATTGATTTCTTTGATGAACCCACTTGTGCTTTGTTTACAGGTCATATTGGGTGTGGTAAATCCACTGAGTTGCTGCGCCTTAAAGCGGAACTGGAGAGCGAAGGATTTCATGTTGTCTACTTTGAATCCAGTGATGACCTGGAAATGGCAGATGTCGATATTGGGGATGTGCTGCTGGCGATCGCCCGACGTATTAGTGAAAGCTTAGAAGAAATTGAATTGACTCCACAAGCAACAGGGTTTCGGGGGCTGCTGGACGCGACGAAGCGGGTGTTGTTCACCGAAATTGATGTGAAGGCAAAAGCAGACGTTTTGGGGAATAAGGTTGGCATCGACAGCACCAAGAAGGAAGTCTCGCTATCGGCAGGTATTGCAGAGTTAACGGTTACTGCTAAGAATGACCAGACTTTGCGGGAAAAACTGAATCAGTTCCTGGGACCGCAGAAGAACAAGCTGTTGGAGTCGATTAACCAGGAATTGATTGAGCCTGCGATCGTCAAACTTCAGCAAGCGGGCAAACGAGGATTAGTTGTCATTATTGATAATTTAGACCGAATCGACAATCGTCAAAAGCCCTTTGGTCGTTCTCAGCAGGAGTATCTGTTCGTAGACCAGAGTGAGTGTTTGATAAACCTACACTGCCATTTGGTTTACACGATGCCCCTAGCTCTTAAGTTTGCCTTGGACTACGAGACGTTGAAGCAGCGATTTGGGGAGGAACCGAGGATGCTTCCTATGGTACCTGTACAACACCGAGACGGCAGTGATTGTGCTGAGGGGATTAACCTGTTACGGCAAATGGTCTTAGCACGAGCTTTTCCCGATCTGAATCCAGACGATCGATTGGCTCATCTTAATAAGGCATTTGACAGTTTAGAGAGTCTAGATCGGCTTTGTCGCATTACAGGCGGGCATGTCCGTGATTTACTGCGACTGCTGAGTGAATGGATTGGAAAAGGCAGGCAGTTACCCCTATCAAGTGAGATCTTAGAAAAGCTGATCCGATCTAGCCGCAATGACATCACAATGCAGATTTCTAATGAGGAGTGGGAACTGCTACGACAAGTTCGCCAGAGCAGACGGATGGGACCTGACCCAACTTATCAAACTTTAATTCGCCGTCGTCTAGTATTTGAGTACCGTGATGATGATGGTTCTTGGTTTGATGTCAATCCGATTTTGCATGGGGCAAATGAGTTGCA
Coding sequences:
- a CDS encoding P-loop NTPase fold protein: MELDRAKFRRACDPSKTLVFSNVEDQRYYIDFASVRGSEIIEELKGNIIDFFDEPTCALFTGHIGCGKSTELLRLKAELESEGFHVVYFESSDDLEMADVDIGDVLLAIARRISESLEEIELTPQATGFRGLLDATKRVLFTEIDVKAKADVLGNKVGIDSTKKEVSLSAGIAELTVTAKNDQTLREKLNQFLGPQKNKLLESINQELIEPAIVKLQQAGKRGLVVIIDNLDRIDNRQKPFGRSQQEYLFVDQSECLINLHCHLVYTMPLALKFALDYETLKQRFGEEPRMLPMVPVQHRDGSDCAEGINLLRQMVLARAFPDLNPDDRLAHLNKAFDSLESLDRLCRITGGHVRDLLRLLSEWIGKGRQLPLSSEILEKLIRSSRNDITMQISNEEWELLRQVRQSRRMGPDPTYQTLIRRRLVFEYRDDDGSWFDVNPILHGANELQV